The following proteins are encoded in a genomic region of Streptomyces collinus Tu 365:
- the sbnB gene encoding 2,3-diaminopropionate biosynthesis protein SbnB, whose protein sequence is MPPVPKAPSFAVISGAQVHRVLDGRHREVVDLIERAYRVHGAGDTVNPPSYFLRFPDRPSSRIIALPASAGGDIRVDGLKWISSFPENVAAGLPRASAVLILNDHDTGYPLACLESSIISAARTAASAALAADTLSRRRGERPRRIGFVGTGLIARYVHQYLAGTGWEFDETGVHDLSAEHAAGFAGYLERAGGGGRVTVHEKAEDLVRGSDLVVFATIAGTPHVTDPGWFAHHPLVLHVSLRDLAPEVILTGANFVDDVEHCLKADTSPHLAEQLTGGRDFIDGTLYDVLTGARAVPADRPVFFSPFGLGVLDLALGKHVYDALGASGELAVQPDFFHELRRYG, encoded by the coding sequence ATGCCGCCCGTTCCCAAGGCGCCTTCCTTTGCGGTGATTTCCGGGGCTCAGGTCCACCGGGTGCTCGACGGCCGGCACCGGGAGGTGGTGGACCTCATCGAGCGGGCGTACCGCGTCCACGGCGCCGGCGACACGGTCAACCCGCCGTCCTACTTCCTGCGCTTCCCCGACCGTCCCTCCTCCCGCATCATCGCGCTGCCCGCGTCCGCCGGCGGCGACATCCGGGTCGACGGCCTGAAGTGGATCTCCAGCTTCCCCGAGAACGTGGCCGCCGGACTGCCGCGCGCCTCCGCCGTGCTGATCCTCAACGACCACGACACCGGCTATCCGCTGGCCTGCCTGGAGAGCTCCATCATCAGCGCGGCCCGCACGGCGGCCTCGGCGGCGCTGGCCGCGGACACGCTGAGCCGGCGACGGGGTGAACGGCCCCGCCGGATCGGGTTCGTCGGCACCGGGCTCATCGCCCGCTACGTCCACCAGTACCTGGCCGGGACCGGTTGGGAGTTCGACGAGACCGGCGTGCACGACCTGTCCGCCGAGCACGCGGCCGGGTTCGCCGGCTACCTGGAGCGGGCGGGCGGCGGCGGGCGCGTCACCGTGCACGAGAAGGCCGAGGACCTGGTCCGCGGCAGCGACCTGGTCGTCTTCGCCACCATCGCCGGCACCCCGCACGTCACCGACCCCGGCTGGTTCGCGCACCACCCGCTGGTGCTGCACGTCTCGCTGCGCGACCTGGCGCCCGAGGTGATCCTCACCGGCGCCAACTTCGTCGACGACGTCGAGCACTGCCTGAAGGCCGACACCTCCCCGCACCTGGCCGAACAGCTCACCGGCGGCCGGGACTTCATCGACGGCACGCTGTACGACGTGCTCACCGGCGCCCGCGCGGTGCCCGCCGACCGGCCCGTGTTCTTCTCCCCGTTCGGCCTCGGCGTCCTGGACCTCGCGCTCGGCAAGCACGTGTACGACGCCCTCGGCGCCTCCGGTGAACTCGCCGTCCAGCCCGACTTCTTCCACGAGCTGCGCCGCTACGGCTGA
- a CDS encoding anthranilate synthase component I family protein, producing MTTLLDPPPPAAGAPRRPVSVRVDETPLPPHDPLALYDALRRRLGDAEVFLLESLEAPEHEGGDSLVGHGRLAELQVHADRVTVEGIAPVAAALHTAADALGLAALPDGARALTSGDQVWELLRAAQRAFSVETEVPADTYAFGFLATVGYGAAWHMERLPRRTADGGPDLVLGLFREVVHYDGAGGTVRLRTARSADFPPADFGTVPAAVARLRPSSGAVPEAPVPRAVHDNTDEETFLGHVGRCLGHIGVGDIYQIQIGHRIDVTTDLAPLDVYRRLRHRNPSPHMYLVPRAGTTLIGASPEVLFAAHGDRIVMRPIAGTTPRSGDAAVDGPRIAALRASEKERAEHVMLVDLCRNDIGRVCRPGTLAVERLMTVETYSHVFHLVSAVEGRLAAGEDTWSALRATFPAGTVTGAPKIRAMEIIEELESEPRRMYAGAVGLVDVRGWSRLALCIRTVSHDGTTYSTQACAGIVADSDPRAEWRETLHKMGAAYWALTGEELLP from the coding sequence GTGACCACCCTGCTCGACCCACCGCCCCCAGCGGCCGGCGCCCCGCGCCGGCCCGTTTCCGTCCGCGTCGACGAGACCCCGCTGCCCCCGCACGACCCGCTCGCCCTCTACGACGCCCTGCGCCGGCGCCTCGGCGACGCGGAGGTGTTCCTCCTGGAGAGCCTGGAGGCGCCCGAGCACGAGGGCGGCGACTCCCTCGTCGGCCACGGCCGGCTCGCCGAACTCCAGGTGCACGCCGACCGGGTCACCGTCGAGGGCATCGCGCCGGTGGCGGCCGCGCTGCACACCGCCGCCGACGCCCTGGGCCTGGCGGCGCTGCCGGACGGGGCGCGCGCGCTCACCTCCGGCGACCAGGTGTGGGAGCTGCTGCGCGCCGCGCAGCGGGCGTTCTCCGTGGAGACCGAGGTGCCCGCGGACACCTACGCCTTCGGGTTCCTGGCGACCGTCGGCTACGGCGCCGCCTGGCACATGGAGCGGCTGCCGCGGCGCACCGCCGACGGCGGCCCCGACCTGGTGCTCGGACTGTTCCGGGAGGTCGTCCACTACGACGGCGCCGGCGGCACGGTCCGGCTGCGCACCGCGCGCAGCGCGGACTTCCCGCCCGCCGACTTCGGGACCGTCCCGGCGGCCGTGGCCCGGTTGCGCCCGTCGTCCGGCGCCGTGCCCGAGGCGCCGGTGCCGCGCGCGGTGCACGACAACACCGACGAGGAAACGTTTCTGGGACACGTCGGGCGCTGCCTCGGGCACATCGGGGTCGGCGACATCTACCAGATCCAGATCGGCCACCGCATCGACGTCACGACGGACCTCGCCCCGCTCGACGTCTACCGCCGGCTGCGGCACCGCAACCCCTCGCCGCACATGTACCTCGTGCCGCGCGCCGGGACCACGCTGATCGGCGCCAGCCCCGAGGTGCTGTTCGCCGCCCACGGGGACCGGATCGTGATGCGGCCCATCGCCGGCACCACCCCGAGGAGCGGGGACGCGGCCGTCGACGGCCCCCGGATCGCGGCACTGCGCGCCAGCGAGAAGGAGCGCGCCGAGCACGTGATGCTGGTCGACCTGTGCCGCAACGACATCGGCCGGGTGTGCCGCCCCGGCACGCTGGCCGTCGAGCGGCTGATGACCGTGGAGACGTACTCGCACGTCTTCCACCTGGTCTCGGCTGTCGAGGGGCGGCTCGCGGCCGGCGAGGACACCTGGTCCGCGCTGCGCGCCACCTTCCCGGCGGGCACCGTCACCGGCGCGCCGAAGATCCGCGCCATGGAGATCATCGAGGAGCTGGAGAGCGAACCGCGCCGGATGTACGCCGGTGCCGTCGGCCTGGTGGACGTGCGCGGCTGGTCCCGGCTCGCGTTGTGCATCCGCACCGTCTCCCACGACGGGACGACGTACTCCACCCAGGCGTGCGCGGGCATCGTCGCCGACTCCGACCCGCGCGCCGAGTGGCGCGAGACGCTGCACAAGATGGGCGCCGCCTACTGGGCGCTGACCGGTGAGGAGCTGCTGCCGTGA
- a CDS encoding anthranilate synthase component II, translated as MNVLLVDAYDSFTHIIDQYLRTLGARTEVVRSGTRTAGQLLAGKPDAVVLGPGPGHPADSGHVELVHAFAGRVPLLGICLGHQAIGLAYGAEVAVAGRLKHGKTSPVSHDGTGVFAGLGTEVVATRYHSLIVAEPLPAELAVTARAVDDGYVMGLRHRELAVEGVQFHPESVTTAGGMRLLENFLTGAAAMERVA; from the coding sequence GTGAACGTCCTGCTCGTCGACGCCTACGACAGTTTCACCCACATCATCGACCAGTACCTGCGCACCCTCGGGGCGCGCACCGAGGTGGTGCGCTCGGGCACCCGGACCGCCGGGCAGCTGCTGGCCGGGAAGCCGGACGCGGTGGTGCTCGGCCCCGGACCCGGGCACCCGGCCGACTCCGGGCACGTGGAGCTGGTACACGCCTTCGCCGGGCGCGTGCCGCTGCTCGGCATCTGCCTGGGCCACCAGGCCATCGGGCTCGCCTACGGGGCCGAGGTGGCCGTCGCCGGGCGGCTCAAGCACGGCAAGACCAGCCCGGTCTCGCACGACGGGACCGGGGTGTTCGCCGGGCTCGGCACCGAGGTGGTGGCCACCCGCTACCACTCGCTGATCGTCGCCGAACCGCTGCCCGCGGAGCTGGCGGTGACCGCGCGCGCGGTGGACGACGGCTACGTCATGGGACTCAGGCACCGCGAACTGGCGGTGGAGGGCGTCCAGTTCCATCCGGAGTCGGTGACCACGGCCGGCGGCATGCGGCTGCTGGAGAACTTTCTGACGGGCGCGGCGGCGATGGAGCGGGTCGCTTGA
- the trpD gene encoding anthranilate phosphoribosyltransferase, with translation MKTGTERERTERSWPVLLGSVLNGRDLSGADTAWVMDQVMRGNAPDALIAGFLVALRAKGETVGELEGLVRGMMAHAVRIDVPGRTVDVVGTGGDGADTVNISTMAAVVAAGAGARVVKHGNRAASSASGSADVLERLGVNLRIPPAQVAAVAEEAGITFCFAPDFHPAMRHAAGARRALGIPTVFNALGPLTNPAAPSAHAVGVSDPRLLPLVAGVLARRGATALVFRGDDGLDELTVTTTSTVFAVAGGQLRQETFDPRDVGVALAPVEALRGGDAGHNADVARRVFDGERGPVRDAVLLSAAAALAAEGAGGRTVTERIGAALGRAAEAVDSGAARATLERWVEVTTERALAPAA, from the coding sequence GTGAAGACAGGCACCGAACGGGAGCGTACGGAGCGCTCCTGGCCCGTACTGCTCGGCTCCGTACTGAACGGCCGTGACCTCTCCGGTGCGGACACCGCGTGGGTCATGGACCAGGTGATGCGGGGCAACGCCCCGGACGCCCTGATCGCCGGCTTCCTGGTCGCCCTGCGCGCCAAGGGGGAGACCGTCGGCGAACTGGAGGGGCTGGTCAGGGGAATGATGGCGCACGCCGTGCGCATCGACGTGCCGGGGAGGACCGTCGATGTGGTGGGCACCGGAGGAGACGGGGCCGACACGGTCAACATCTCCACCATGGCCGCCGTCGTGGCGGCGGGCGCCGGAGCGCGGGTCGTCAAGCACGGCAACCGCGCGGCGAGTTCGGCCTCGGGCTCGGCCGACGTGCTGGAGCGGCTCGGGGTGAACCTCAGGATCCCGCCGGCACAGGTCGCCGCGGTGGCCGAGGAGGCCGGCATCACCTTCTGCTTCGCCCCTGACTTCCACCCGGCGATGCGGCACGCGGCGGGGGCGCGCCGAGCACTGGGTATCCCGACCGTCTTCAACGCCCTGGGGCCGCTGACCAATCCGGCGGCGCCCTCGGCGCACGCGGTCGGTGTCTCCGACCCGCGGCTGCTGCCGCTGGTCGCCGGGGTACTGGCGCGGCGGGGGGCCACCGCGCTGGTGTTCCGGGGCGACGACGGGCTGGACGAGCTGACCGTGACGACCACGTCCACCGTCTTCGCGGTGGCCGGGGGCCAGCTCCGCCAGGAGACCTTCGACCCGCGGGACGTCGGGGTCGCCCTCGCGCCCGTCGAGGCGCTGCGCGGCGGCGACGCCGGGCACAACGCGGACGTCGCGCGCCGGGTGTTCGACGGCGAGCGGGGCCCGGTGCGCGACGCGGTGCTGCTGTCGGCGGCGGCGGCCCTGGCCGCCGAGGGCGCCGGCGGCCGCACGGTCACCGAGCGCATCGGCGCCGCGCTGGGCCGGGCCGCCGAGGCCGTCGACTCGGGAGCGGCCCGGGCGACGCTGGAGCGGTGGGTGGAGGTGACCACGGAGCGGGCACTGGCACCGGCCGCGTGA